A stretch of DNA from Candidatus Neomarinimicrobiota bacterium:
CATTTGTTCTCTGGATAGGTGCTTTACTTTTACTGCTCTGGTTTTCGAGAAAATCTCTCAGGTTCATTGTTATAATGTTCGTTATAAATGTTTCGGTCGGTTTAGTTACTCCGCTAACGTGGAATAATTTAAAACCTTACCAACAGCAGAGAATTTTGACCTACGTAAACAGACAGCTCGACCCGAGAGGATCAGGGTATCAGGTACTTCAGTCAAAAGTCGCTATCGGTTCCGGAGGGATTTACGGGAAGGGTCTCGGAGACGGCACTCAAACTCAACTGAAATTTTTACCGGAACAGCATACTGATTTCATTATCTCACTTATCGGTGAGGAACTTGGATTTATTGGAGTTTCAGTGATACTCGTCCTTTTCATGTTGTTATTGTTCAGAATGATAAATATTGCATCCAATACAAAAAATCTTTTTGAAAGTCTCATCCTTTTGGGAGGAGCGGCGATGTTGCTGTTTCAGGTATTTATAAATATTGGGATGACAACAGGGATAGTACCGGTGACAGGATTGCCTTTGCCCTTTATCAGCTACGGTGGTTCTTCATTGATCGCTCTGATGTTATTGATGGGAATGGTCCAGATAGGAAATTTTGAGACGTGAGAAAATCAGTATTTTTTTATCCAATCACTCCAACTCGACGGAAAATCTATCTGAACATAGAAGTTGCATAAGTTGTGCCGATTTTTTAAATTATAACTTCATGATAGATATCCGAAGAGTGAGAATGAAAATATACTTGATACCTATAGCCATTTGTCTGACGATATTCAGCGCCTGCGGAGGAGGGCAAGCTGCAAGGACACCCGGCTCAACCGGTCAATCGAGCGGACCAAACAACGACAGTGAGATAAGTTCACTGAAGCGGGCAGTTCATTCGATAGATTCTACTCTTACGAGCGAAGCCGGAAAGATCAAAAACCTGAATACTGCTGTAACGGACATAGGAAACAAAATTGAGGAATTCGATTTAAGACTTCTTAGGATGGAATCTATGATGGCTGTGGGGAATATGATGAACAGCGTAAACCCGAGAGTACCTTTGAACGCGGTAGATTATTTAAACGAGTACCAGAAAGCTATGGAATTCTTTAACTACGCCAATTACAGCGAGGCACTGGATATCTTCGAGAAACTTCTTGGATCGAATCCGCACAGCGAGCTTGCCGATAACTCCCAGTATTGGATAGGCGAATGTTATTACGGAAATAAGGAATATGAGAGAGCGATACTCGAATTTGAAAAAGTCTTCACGTTCCCTAACAACAACAAAATGGAGGCAGCGCAGCTGAAATTGGGAATCTGCTATCTCAGATTAAACGATAAAAAAAGGGCGCAGGAAGAGTTTTCGCGGCTGGTGAATTTATATCCGGGAAGCGAATATCTTCCCATTGCCAGTAAACTTCTTAATAGGTTATAAGGCTTTATCAGTAGATCATTTTGAAAGTATTTTTAATTTCTCCTGAAATAACACCGTTCGCCGAGACCGGTATCACCGGGCAATTCTCGAGGAATTATCCCGTTCAGCTTCAAGAAGCGAAGCATGACATAAGATTGATAATGCCTAAATATCCTTTCATCAGCGACAGAAAATACACGCTGAGGGAGGTTATTCGCCTGAGAGAAATCCCTGTCGAATGGAATTCAGATTCCAGAATCGCGAGTATTAAATCGGGATTCGTTCCTGATTCTAAGGTACAGGTATATTTCCTTGGTGAGGAGAATTTTTTCGTTTCTGTGGACGAAAGGATTTATAAAGCGAAAGGATCGCGGAAAGCTTTAGAAGATACTGACATCAGGTTTGCATTCTTCAGTAAGGCGTCGCTTGAAAGTCTGAAATTTCTGCACTGGCAGCCTGATATAATTCACTGCTGCGGATGGTCAACCGCTTTCGTTCCTATAATGCTGAAAACCATATTCAAAGACGACCCCTTTTACAAGGATATTAAGGTGGTCTTTAACTTATTTTCATCGAAGGAAGTTTCCTTATTCTCTGAAAACTCCCTTAATCTTGCAAAAATTGAAACCGGAACTGAAGATGATAATTTGTTAGTATTTGATAAAAAGAGGAATTTCAGTCCAATACTTGCCGGTTTGAGCTACTCTGATTACGTGATTACCCTGTCTTCAGGGGGTTCGGATCCTGCCAAGGAGCTCAAATCCAACCCTATCTTCGCTAAAGCTATCAAAGATAAGAAAGATAAGTATAAGACTATTACGATGCGGTCTGATTCTGTCGAAGCATATGAAAAAATCACCGCGTCTATCCTTGATGTTTACAATAGCCTTGTCTGAAAATATACGTTTATTCGCACTGAAATCTCATTGAAATCCATTTTGTCAAACCGGAACAGGCGGTCGTACAACGTAAAAGTATTTGTAAAGTTTGTGCTAATTAACCTCATCTTTATATCGTGTGACACCACGGATTACGTTAATGATCTTGGAAGTGTCATATCCCCCGTAGATCAAGCGAAATACCAAAATATATTGCACTCATCCATATCGGACACTGCCGTAAGAGTTCAATCCGAATGGGGTAGTTCCCAAAGGTTATTAGCGGGCACTTTTGATGATTACGAAACATTGTCGGTGCTCAAATTCAACGACTTCAGTGATTTACCGGATACAGTCAGAGACAATATATCGGCTATCTTATTGGAGTTAACTCTATCGAACACAATTGGAGATTCGTCCACCGGAACTATCGACCTGTTTTTATACGAAAACAACATGGATTGGGAGGAAGATAATCTGAAATTAAAATCGTTTAATGATTTCATCTCTTCATCGGTTGACTCAATTAGCAGCGCGACCGTTGCATGGGGATCGTTCGATTTAGTTTCTAATAAGATCACATTTGATATCCCGATTGAACTCGCTGAAAGTTGGATGGATAGCTCTGCCACCAACGGAGTCATTCTCACTGCCTCCGCATCCGGATTTATTCCTTCGTTTCACTCGAGGTATAGCACTGATATTTCCTTACTGCCCGCATTACAGGTAACCCACATGGAAGAAGGAGATACCTCCAGCACTACCACTCGAATTATTGCATCGGCGGACGGATACGTGTTGAACATGCTATCGGATTTACCTGATTCAGAACCTGATAAGATATTAATAGGGGGAGGCGCCGCATATAGAAGTATGGTGATGATCGATTCAAGCATGATAAATTCTATTCCGGTTAATGCTTCAATAGTAGAAGCGAATTTAACTTTGACTATTGACCGCCAAAGTTCACTGCTGCCTTTTTCAAATAGTGCGGTTAATGGAATCGGTATCAGTTTATTGTTTAGTTTTGTTGATTCGACGGGAGGAACGGATTCCCTGTTCGTCATCGATAAAACTAACTTCGACCTGGTCGCTCTACCAATCGACGGAGATGAAATGACACTTGACCTGACCGGTATAATACAGCAGTGGGTGGCTGGAACCAGAGAAAATCTTGGTATTGCTTTAGGGAGTAATTCCGAGAGCAGTCAGATATTCAGGATTTCTTTGTATGGCCAGAACAGCAGCGTGAGCGAGAGTATGAAACCCAATATTGACATTTATTATGTGAACTCTCCGGAGGATTCTGATTGAAAATTAAACCGTCCCTGCTATTATTGTTCGTAATACTTCTTGCAGACTCGAACGTCGAGGCTGGAAGCTTATACGGCAAATTTGGTGTCGGGGAGAGACAGTACATCAGTTCAGCCCGTTCCATCGGTATGGGTGGAATAAACCTCTCGATAAAAGACCGACATACGATGAGCAGGTGGAATCCTGCTCTTTGGGCATTCGTTTCACCGGTCAGGATAAATTTGCTGAGTACGACAAATTATA
This window harbors:
- a CDS encoding tetratricopeptide repeat protein, whose product is MKIYLIPIAICLTIFSACGGGQAARTPGSTGQSSGPNNDSEISSLKRAVHSIDSTLTSEAGKIKNLNTAVTDIGNKIEEFDLRLLRMESMMAVGNMMNSVNPRVPLNAVDYLNEYQKAMEFFNYANYSEALDIFEKLLGSNPHSELADNSQYWIGECYYGNKEYERAILEFEKVFTFPNNNKMEAAQLKLGICYLRLNDKKRAQEEFSRLVNLYPGSEYLPIASKLLNRL
- a CDS encoding glycogen/starch synthase; its protein translation is MKVFLISPEITPFAETGITGQFSRNYPVQLQEAKHDIRLIMPKYPFISDRKYTLREVIRLREIPVEWNSDSRIASIKSGFVPDSKVQVYFLGEENFFVSVDERIYKAKGSRKALEDTDIRFAFFSKASLESLKFLHWQPDIIHCCGWSTAFVPIMLKTIFKDDPFYKDIKVVFNLFSSKEVSLFSENSLNLAKIETGTEDDNLLVFDKKRNFSPILAGLSYSDYVITLSSGGSDPAKELKSNPIFAKAIKDKKDKYKTITMRSDSVEAYEKITASILDVYNSLV
- the rodA gene encoding rod shape-determining protein RodA, with product MTAGQYIISKLISLDWLILSVIVILIFLGILAINSATVETTTESFQNNFQRQIIWSIIGIFLLFSVSMLNFRWIYAVAYLLLLGGVLFLLLTYVPAISGSSRRWIWLGGITVQPSEFMKIFLIIGLARLLTDNIKNLKKAKGLILPFFITAFVTLVVLRQPDLGTAMVFPAILFPMLYWAGVPTMTLFVIIAPLISLISAFNLISFVLWIGALLLLLWFSRKSLRFIVIMFVINVSVGLVTPLTWNNLKPYQQQRILTYVNRQLDPRGSGYQVLQSKVAIGSGGIYGKGLGDGTQTQLKFLPEQHTDFIISLIGEELGFIGVSVILVLFMLLLFRMINIASNTKNLFESLILLGGAAMLLFQVFINIGMTTGIVPVTGLPLPFISYGGSSLIALMLLMGMVQIGNFET